From one Agathobaculum sp. NTUH-O15-33 genomic stretch:
- the aguA gene encoding agmatine deiminase, with protein sequence MEILHTAPARDGFHMPAEWEAHEGCLMIWPERGDSWQYGAYAARRAFVQIAAAIGRSERVTVLCSPRQYDNARLALPANVRVIETATDDAWARDVGPTYVVNGRGTRRGIDWGFNAWGGLYPDCLRDAAAARKVCDLYGDDCYDKRAFILEGGSIHVDGQGTALVTGACLLNPNRNPDMTKDEITRTLCDYLNVQKVIWLPRGIYRDETDEHVDNICAFTAPGEVVLAWTDDESDPQFALSNACLQTLADERDAKGRAIRVHKLPLPRPVTITEEECGGLDFCEGEPTRVPGERLAASYVNFYIANGAVVMPAFDDPADAEAVRILQGLFPTREIVSIPTRNILIGGGNIHCITQQIPAV encoded by the coding sequence ATGGAAATTTTACACACAGCCCCCGCGCGGGACGGATTTCATATGCCTGCCGAGTGGGAAGCGCACGAAGGCTGCCTGATGATCTGGCCCGAACGGGGCGATTCCTGGCAGTATGGCGCGTACGCGGCCAGACGCGCGTTTGTTCAGATTGCCGCCGCCATTGGGCGCAGCGAGCGCGTGACGGTTTTGTGCTCGCCCCGGCAGTATGATAACGCCCGGTTGGCGCTGCCGGCGAACGTGCGCGTGATCGAAACGGCGACGGACGACGCATGGGCGCGCGACGTAGGCCCCACCTATGTGGTGAATGGCCGCGGCACGCGGCGCGGGATCGACTGGGGCTTTAATGCATGGGGCGGGCTTTACCCGGACTGCCTGCGGGATGCCGCCGCCGCCCGCAAGGTGTGCGACCTGTACGGCGACGACTGCTATGATAAGCGCGCGTTTATTTTGGAGGGCGGCTCGATCCATGTGGACGGGCAGGGCACCGCGCTGGTCACCGGGGCGTGCCTTTTAAACCCCAACCGCAACCCCGATATGACGAAGGACGAAATCACGCGCACCCTATGCGATTATTTGAATGTGCAAAAGGTGATTTGGCTGCCGCGCGGTATTTACCGCGACGAAACGGACGAGCACGTGGACAACATCTGCGCGTTCACCGCGCCCGGCGAGGTCGTGCTTGCTTGGACGGACGACGAGAGCGACCCGCAGTTCGCGCTGTCGAACGCCTGCCTGCAAACGCTCGCGGACGAGCGGGACGCGAAGGGGCGGGCCATCCGTGTGCACAAGCTGCCGCTGCCCCGGCCCGTTACCATCACGGAAGAGGAATGCGGCGGCCTTGATTTCTGCGAGGGCGAGCCGACCCGCGTGCCGGGCGAGCGCCTTGCGGCAAGCTACGTTAATTTTTATATTGCGAACGGCGCGGTCGTCATGCCCGCGTTCGACGACCCGGCGGACGCGGAAGCCGTGCGCATTTTGCAGGGGCTTTTCCCCACGCGCGAGATCGTTTCCATCCCCACGCGGAATATCCTGATCGGCGGCGGCAATATCCATTGCATCACGCAGCAAATACCGGCGGTGTGA
- a CDS encoding MurR/RpiR family transcriptional regulator — MTLETLIEQNYHKLSENDLYIWDYIRTHPAQCRDGSIDELAAACSISHTTILRFAKKLGLTGFSELKVLLKWQEPAQNRFRSDEITRTIQDYQQTMEYLCMVDLSDLFTLIDRAGKIYIYGSGSVQQLAAQDLKQKFFHGNKLFHTVEGEEEMRKLAGRLGENDLMIFISLSGNNAFVNAIAEQLKQKGRTIVSICRVQGNRLIYLSDINIPFFTHAIDAGVPVELWPVNLIFQVNEFLLLRYLEYLDRQRNRL, encoded by the coding sequence GTGACGCTGGAAACGCTGATCGAGCAGAATTACCATAAGCTGAGCGAGAACGATCTTTACATTTGGGACTACATCCGCACCCACCCCGCGCAGTGCCGCGACGGCTCGATCGACGAGCTGGCCGCCGCGTGCAGCATTTCGCACACGACGATTTTGCGCTTTGCCAAAAAGCTGGGGCTGACCGGCTTCAGCGAACTTAAGGTGCTGCTGAAATGGCAGGAGCCCGCGCAAAACCGCTTTCGCAGCGACGAAATCACGCGCACCATACAGGATTATCAGCAAACAATGGAATACCTCTGCATGGTGGACCTATCGGATCTGTTCACCCTGATTGATCGGGCGGGCAAGATCTATATTTACGGCTCGGGCAGCGTGCAGCAGCTTGCCGCGCAGGATCTGAAGCAGAAGTTTTTCCACGGCAACAAGCTTTTCCACACGGTGGAGGGTGAGGAGGAGATGCGCAAGCTCGCCGGACGGCTGGGCGAGAACGATTTGATGATCTTTATCTCGCTATCGGGCAATAATGCGTTTGTCAACGCCATTGCCGAGCAACTCAAGCAAAAGGGACGGACGATTGTCTCCATCTGCCGTGTGCAGGGCAACCGGCTGATCTACCTGAGCGATATCAACATCCCTTTTTTCACCCACGCCATTGACGCGGGCGTGCCGGTCGAACTGTGGCCGGTCAACCTGATTTTTCAGGTCAACGAATTTCTGCTGCTCCGGTATCTGGAATATCTGGACCGGCAGCGGAATAGATTATGA
- a CDS encoding VanZ family protein: protein METYIILAYQFAAVLLPCVVVYALLRGRGKHESGAAAGRLPLVLLLAAYFCAVFYLTGSGTLYDLLRHGLELERANINWLPFSHDISLVGYVLNVVLFLPLGFLLPVIWPCMRSLGRVALSGLSVSLLIELSQLLNPRSSDVDDLLMNTLGAVLGYLAFRVLAGLLLRRDVKRTPAGKGAPELYIAALFLGNFLLYNEMGIAGLLYGF from the coding sequence ATGGAAACTTATATCATATTGGCCTATCAGTTCGCGGCGGTGCTTCTACCGTGCGTTGTGGTTTACGCGCTGCTGCGCGGGCGCGGTAAGCATGAGAGCGGCGCTGCCGCAGGGCGGCTGCCGCTGGTGTTGTTGCTCGCCGCGTATTTTTGCGCCGTCTTTTATTTGACCGGTTCGGGCACGCTGTACGATCTGCTGCGGCACGGGCTGGAGCTGGAGCGCGCGAACATCAACTGGCTGCCCTTTTCGCACGATATCAGCCTTGTCGGCTATGTGCTGAACGTGGTGCTGTTTCTGCCGCTGGGTTTTTTGCTGCCCGTGATCTGGCCGTGTATGCGAAGCCTTGGCCGCGTGGCGCTGTCCGGCCTTTCTGTCTCTCTGCTGATCGAGCTGAGCCAGCTTTTGAACCCGCGCAGCTCGGATGTGGACGACCTGCTCATGAATACACTCGGCGCGGTGCTGGGCTATCTGGCGTTCCGGGTGCTCGCGGGCCTGCTGCTGCGCCGCGACGTCAAGCGCACGCCGGCGGGCAAGGGCGCGCCCGAGCTTTATATCGCCGCGCTGTTTTTGGGCAATTTTCTTTTGTACAATGAAATGGGCATCGCCGGGCTGCTGTACGGCTTTTAA
- a CDS encoding DUF1622 domain-containing protein produces the protein MTDAAILLFELGGVSVIVVTGAMGLYHYLRRDPFTRLKLAKGMSTGLEFKLGSEILRTVVVREFSEIMLVGAIIILRAALTLLIHWEIKTEESAHEKAAP, from the coding sequence GTGACGGACGCCGCCATCCTGCTCTTTGAGCTGGGCGGCGTATCCGTCATTGTAGTCACAGGCGCTATGGGGCTTTACCACTACCTGCGGCGCGATCCGTTTACCCGCTTAAAGCTTGCCAAGGGCATGTCCACGGGATTGGAATTTAAGCTGGGCAGCGAAATCCTGCGCACGGTCGTCGTGCGCGAGTTCTCCGAGATTATGCTGGTCGGCGCGATCATCATTTTGCGCGCGGCGCTTACCCTGCTGATCCATTGGGAGATCAAAACAGAAGAATCCGCACATGAAAAAGCGGCCCCTTAA
- a CDS encoding alpha-glucoside-specific PTS transporter subunit IIBC, which produces MMQKIQKFGGAMFTPVLLFAFAGIVVGVGTLFTTEAIMGDLARPESMFYQCWNVILQGGWTVFNQLPLLFAVALPIGMAKKQNARCCMEALVLYLTFHYFLSTMLSQWGGAFGVDFSAEVGGTSGLAMIANIKTLDMGMLGALAVSGLVIWLHNRFYETELPDWLGSFNGSTFVFMVGFFVMIPAALLSALIWPKIQLGMLAFQGFVTHAGAAGVWVFIFLERMLIPFGLHHILYSPFYYDNAVVPGGLYSYWATKLPELAASTAPLKSLVPEAGFTATGFSKIFGCPGIALAFYSTARPEKKKQVMALLIPITLTAILCGVTEPIEFTFLFVAPPLFVVHALLAATLSTVMYLAGIVGIHSGGAIEMASLNWIPLGANHGWQYLVMLGIGLVFTVIWFLVFKFLIQKFDFKTPGREIDTGDVKFYSKKEYRERQAEGKTEDQPAQQAAGGDSLAARILEGLGGADNIEELTNCATRLRVNVKDATKVQPDGYFKSIGTHGAMVKGKSVQVIVGLSVAKVRANVEDLMLVKT; this is translated from the coding sequence ATGATGCAAAAAATTCAAAAGTTCGGCGGCGCAATGTTCACACCCGTCCTGCTGTTCGCGTTTGCGGGCATCGTGGTCGGCGTGGGCACGCTGTTCACCACCGAAGCGATCATGGGCGATCTGGCCCGGCCCGAAAGCATGTTCTACCAATGCTGGAACGTTATTTTGCAAGGCGGCTGGACCGTGTTCAACCAACTGCCGCTGCTGTTCGCGGTGGCCCTGCCGATCGGCATGGCAAAAAAGCAAAACGCCCGCTGCTGTATGGAAGCGCTCGTTTTGTACCTAACCTTCCATTACTTCCTGAGCACGATGCTTTCCCAGTGGGGCGGCGCGTTCGGCGTTGACTTTTCAGCCGAGGTGGGCGGCACCAGCGGCCTTGCGATGATCGCCAACATCAAGACGCTCGACATGGGTATGCTGGGCGCGCTGGCGGTATCCGGCCTCGTCATTTGGCTGCACAACCGGTTTTACGAAACCGAGCTGCCCGACTGGCTGGGCTCGTTCAACGGTTCGACCTTTGTTTTCATGGTAGGTTTTTTCGTGATGATCCCGGCGGCGCTGCTCTCCGCCCTCATCTGGCCCAAAATTCAACTTGGCATGCTGGCCTTTCAGGGGTTTGTCACACACGCCGGCGCGGCGGGCGTTTGGGTGTTCATCTTTCTGGAGCGCATGCTCATCCCCTTCGGCCTGCATCACATCCTGTACTCCCCCTTCTATTACGACAACGCGGTCGTACCCGGCGGCCTGTACTCCTACTGGGCGACCAAGCTGCCCGAGCTGGCCGCTTCGACCGCGCCGCTCAAATCGCTCGTACCCGAAGCGGGCTTCACGGCGACCGGCTTTTCCAAAATCTTCGGCTGCCCGGGCATCGCGCTGGCGTTCTACTCCACCGCGCGGCCTGAAAAGAAAAAGCAGGTCATGGCTCTGCTCATTCCGATCACGCTCACCGCGATTCTGTGCGGCGTGACCGAGCCGATCGAGTTCACGTTCCTATTCGTCGCGCCGCCGCTATTCGTCGTGCACGCGCTGCTGGCCGCGACCCTGTCAACCGTCATGTATCTGGCGGGCATTGTCGGCATCCACTCGGGCGGCGCGATCGAGATGGCTTCCCTTAACTGGATCCCGCTCGGCGCGAACCACGGCTGGCAGTATCTGGTGATGCTCGGCATCGGTCTGGTGTTTACCGTGATATGGTTCCTCGTCTTTAAATTCCTGATACAGAAATTTGACTTTAAAACGCCCGGCCGCGAGATCGACACCGGAGACGTCAAGTTCTACTCGAAAAAGGAGTACCGCGAACGGCAGGCGGAGGGCAAGACCGAAGACCAACCCGCACAGCAGGCCGCCGGAGGCGACAGCTTAGCCGCCCGCATTCTCGAAGGACTTGGCGGCGCGGATAATATCGAAGAGCTGACCAACTGCGCGACCCGGCTGCGCGTCAACGTAAAGGACGCGACCAAGGTACAGCCGGACGGATACTTTAAGTCCATCGGCACGCACGGCGCGATGGTAAAGGGCAAGAGCGTGCAGGTCATCGTGGGCCTGTCGGTCGCCAAGGTGCGCGCCAATGTGGAAGACCTGATGTTAGTCAAAACCTAA
- a CDS encoding MurR/RpiR family transcriptional regulator — MKLDELFNEHRPQLGDNDLYIWNYIAPRKRACARLSIEELAKRCNVSRTTILRFAQKLGLQGYSELKLLMRMELDEQQGQAPDYIGQACDAYRQMMDAICQKDCTDLFRQIDQAENLYVFSSGMLQDAVARELCRVFPVGDRWFFHIHAGSEADVLLQNVTARDLVLILSVSGESPHVLSLAQALKVRGIPVVSVTRLRENTLAQLCDTRLYVSTIEMTEQELGAQYQSTTSFFILIELLFLKYMEYRKEAAGRDAGNADRAELP, encoded by the coding sequence GTGAAGCTGGATGAACTGTTTAACGAGCACCGTCCACAGCTTGGGGATAACGACCTGTATATTTGGAACTATATCGCGCCGCGCAAACGCGCCTGCGCCCGCCTGTCGATCGAAGAGCTGGCAAAGCGCTGCAACGTTTCGCGCACCACCATTCTGCGCTTTGCGCAAAAGCTGGGCTTACAGGGCTACAGCGAGCTCAAGCTGCTCATGCGCATGGAGCTGGACGAGCAGCAGGGACAGGCCCCGGACTACATCGGCCAAGCGTGCGACGCTTACCGCCAAATGATGGACGCCATCTGCCAAAAGGACTGTACGGACCTGTTCCGGCAGATCGATCAGGCGGAAAACCTTTATGTATTCAGTTCCGGTATGCTGCAAGATGCGGTGGCGCGCGAGCTGTGCCGCGTCTTTCCGGTGGGCGACCGGTGGTTCTTCCACATCCACGCGGGCAGCGAAGCCGATGTACTGCTGCAAAACGTGACCGCGCGCGATTTGGTGCTGATCCTATCCGTGTCCGGCGAATCGCCGCATGTGCTCAGCTTAGCGCAGGCGCTCAAGGTGCGCGGCATCCCGGTCGTTTCGGTCACACGGCTGCGGGAAAACACGCTCGCGCAGCTGTGCGACACGCGGCTGTACGTTTCCACCATTGAAATGACCGAGCAGGAGCTGGGCGCGCAATATCAATCGACCACCTCTTTTTTTATCCTGATCGAACTTTTATTCCTGAAATACATGGAATACCGAAAGGAGGCGGCCGGGCGTGACGCTGGAAACGCTGATCGAGCAGAATTACCATAA
- a CDS encoding TrpB-like pyridoxal phosphate-dependent enzyme has translation MAKIPHRLYLTEDQMPTQWYNLRADMKEQPDPMLNPGTMEPLEEKDLYPIFCEKLAHQEMDGETRYVDIPDGIMEEYRIYRPSPLIRAYNLEKALDTPAKIYYKFEGNNTSGSHKLNSAIAQAYYAKEQGLTSLTTETGAGQWGTALSEACSFYGLDLNVFMVKVSYEQKPYRKAVMQTFGANVTPSPSMTTDAGRAILANDPNTSGSLGCAISEAVEMAVKHEGCRYVLGSVLNQVLLHQSIIGLESKTAMEILGEYPDIVIGCAGGGSNLGGLIAPFMQDKLTGKANPRIIAVEPASCPSLTRGKYAYDFCDTGHVTPLARMYTLGNGFIPASNHAGGLRYHGMSPILSKLYHDGYMEANAVKQTDVFDAAVQFAKLETILPAPESSHAIRCAIDEAIKCRESGEAKTILFGLTGTGYFDMAAYEAYLNHTMVNHVPSDEELEQGFATLPKQPEA, from the coding sequence ATGGCTAAGATTCCTCACAGACTGTATTTAACGGAAGATCAAATGCCGACGCAGTGGTATAACCTGCGGGCCGATATGAAAGAGCAGCCCGATCCGATGCTGAACCCCGGCACCATGGAGCCGTTGGAGGAGAAGGACCTTTATCCGATCTTCTGCGAAAAACTGGCGCATCAGGAGATGGACGGCGAGACCCGCTATGTCGACATCCCGGACGGCATTATGGAGGAATACCGCATTTACCGTCCCTCGCCGCTGATCCGCGCGTACAATCTGGAAAAGGCGCTCGATACCCCGGCGAAGATCTATTACAAGTTCGAGGGCAACAACACCTCGGGCAGCCACAAGCTCAACTCCGCCATCGCGCAGGCGTATTACGCCAAGGAACAGGGCCTGACCTCGCTGACGACCGAGACCGGCGCGGGCCAGTGGGGTACGGCGCTTTCCGAAGCTTGCTCGTTCTACGGCCTTGACCTGAACGTGTTCATGGTCAAGGTATCCTACGAGCAGAAGCCCTACCGCAAGGCGGTCATGCAGACCTTCGGCGCGAACGTCACCCCTTCGCCCTCCATGACGACCGATGCCGGCCGCGCCATCCTTGCAAACGACCCGAACACCTCGGGCTCGCTCGGCTGCGCGATCTCGGAAGCGGTTGAAATGGCGGTAAAGCACGAGGGTTGCCGCTACGTGCTCGGCTCGGTACTCAATCAGGTGCTGTTGCACCAGTCCATCATCGGGCTGGAAAGCAAGACCGCCATGGAGATTCTGGGCGAATACCCGGATATCGTCATCGGCTGCGCGGGCGGCGGCTCCAACCTCGGCGGCCTGATCGCGCCGTTCATGCAGGATAAGCTGACCGGCAAGGCCAATCCCCGCATTATCGCGGTCGAGCCCGCTTCCTGCCCGTCGCTCACACGCGGCAAGTACGCCTATGATTTCTGCGATACCGGCCACGTGACCCCGCTGGCGCGTATGTACACGCTGGGCAACGGCTTCATCCCGGCCTCCAACCATGCGGGCGGCCTGCGCTACCACGGTATGAGCCCCATCCTTTCCAAGCTGTACCACGATGGCTACATGGAAGCGAACGCCGTCAAGCAGACCGATGTGTTTGACGCTGCCGTTCAGTTCGCCAAGCTGGAAACCATTCTACCCGCGCCCGAATCGTCCCACGCGATTCGCTGCGCGATTGATGAAGCGATCAAGTGCCGCGAATCCGGCGAGGCCAAGACCATTCTCTTCGGCCTGACCGGCACCGGCTATTTCGATATGGCCGCTTATGAAGCGTACCTGAATCACACCATGGTCAACCACGTACCCTCCGACGAAGAATTAGAGCAGGGCTTTGCTACCCTGCCGAAGCAGCCGGAGGCGTAA
- the aguB gene encoding N-carbamoylputrescine amidase — protein MSKVTVAAIQITHGLEEAAPRVEEAAALGAQIILLPELFENWYFCQERNYENYKLATPMEENLAVIRLTEVARDFHVVLPVSYYERVGNTFFNTVAVIDADGTILGQYRKTHIPDDHFYQEKFYFTPGDTGFRVWDTAYAKIGVGICWDQWFPEAARSMALMGAELLLYPTAIGSEPILDCDSMPHWQRCMQGHAAANLMPVIAANRIGTETVTPSVDNQQQSSSLTFYGSSFIADETGQIVEQAPRDDAAILTHTFDLDAVRAFRRDWGVFRDRRPAQYGAIGRFG, from the coding sequence ATGAGCAAGGTAACCGTAGCGGCGATCCAGATCACCCACGGCCTCGAAGAGGCCGCACCGCGCGTGGAGGAAGCCGCCGCGCTGGGCGCGCAGATCATTCTGCTGCCCGAGCTGTTTGAAAATTGGTACTTTTGTCAGGAGCGGAATTACGAAAATTACAAGCTGGCCACGCCGATGGAGGAAAACCTCGCCGTGATACGCCTGACCGAGGTGGCGCGCGATTTCCACGTCGTGCTGCCGGTGAGCTATTACGAGCGCGTGGGCAACACGTTTTTCAACACCGTCGCCGTGATCGATGCAGACGGCACGATCTTGGGCCAATACCGCAAAACGCATATCCCGGACGACCACTTTTATCAGGAAAAGTTTTATTTCACCCCCGGCGATACCGGCTTCCGCGTGTGGGACACGGCGTATGCCAAGATCGGCGTGGGCATTTGCTGGGACCAGTGGTTCCCGGAGGCCGCGCGCAGCATGGCGCTTATGGGCGCGGAGCTGCTGCTTTATCCGACTGCCATCGGTTCGGAGCCGATTCTGGATTGCGATTCCATGCCGCATTGGCAGCGCTGCATGCAGGGCCACGCGGCGGCCAATCTGATGCCCGTAATCGCGGCCAACCGTATCGGCACGGAAACGGTGACGCCTTCGGTGGATAACCAGCAGCAGTCCTCCTCGCTGACGTTTTACGGCTCTTCCTTCATCGCGGATGAGACCGGCCAGATCGTCGAGCAGGCTCCGCGCGACGATGCGGCCATTCTGACGCACACCTTCGATCTGGATGCGGTGCGCGCGTTCCGCCGCGATTGGGGCGTGTTCCGCGACCGACGGCCCGCGCAGTACGGCGCGATCGGCCGCTTCGGATAA
- a CDS encoding 6-phospho-alpha-glucosidase gives MSNKKYAVTVAGGGSTFTPGIALMLLEERERFPIRKIMFYDNDAERQETVAKACEIYLRENAPDIEFGYTTDPETAFTDIDFVLAHIRVGKYAMREKDEKIPLKYGVLGQETCGPGGIAYGMRSIGGVLEILDYMEKYSPNAWMLNYSNPAAIVAEATRRLRPHSKILNICDMPIDLEEKMANMVGLKSRKEMQVGYYGLNHFGWWHKIYDKEGNDLMPAIKEHMAQNGFADALSLTNQHVDQSWIETFQKARDVYAVDPSTIPNTYLKYYLFPDYVVEHSNPDYTRANEVMAGREKNVFGACRDIIAKGTAKDGGFEADAHATYIVDLACAIAENTQERFLLIVPNEGAVENFDRTAMVEIPCIVGSNGYERICQGTIPQFQKGLMEQQVSVEKLAVEAWIEGSYQKLWQALTLSRTVPSARVAKLILDDLIEANKGYWPALK, from the coding sequence ATGTCTAACAAAAAATACGCAGTAACCGTCGCGGGCGGCGGCTCCACCTTCACCCCCGGCATCGCGCTGATGCTGCTCGAAGAGCGCGAGCGCTTCCCCATCCGCAAGATCATGTTTTACGATAACGACGCGGAACGGCAGGAAACCGTGGCCAAGGCGTGCGAGATCTATCTGCGTGAAAACGCGCCCGATATCGAGTTCGGCTACACGACCGACCCGGAGACCGCGTTTACCGATATCGACTTTGTGCTCGCCCATATCCGCGTCGGCAAATACGCCATGCGTGAGAAGGACGAAAAGATCCCGCTGAAATACGGCGTGCTCGGTCAGGAAACCTGCGGCCCCGGCGGCATTGCCTACGGCATGCGCTCGATCGGCGGCGTGCTGGAAATTCTGGACTACATGGAGAAATACAGCCCGAACGCGTGGATGCTCAACTATTCCAATCCGGCGGCCATCGTCGCGGAAGCGACCCGCCGCCTGCGCCCCCATTCCAAAATCCTGAACATCTGCGACATGCCGATCGATCTGGAAGAAAAAATGGCGAACATGGTCGGCCTGAAATCCCGCAAAGAGATGCAGGTGGGCTACTACGGCCTGAACCACTTCGGCTGGTGGCACAAGATTTATGACAAGGAAGGCAACGATCTAATGCCCGCCATCAAGGAGCACATGGCGCAAAACGGCTTTGCGGACGCGCTCTCCCTGACCAATCAGCATGTGGACCAAAGCTGGATCGAAACCTTCCAGAAGGCGCGCGACGTGTACGCGGTCGATCCTTCCACCATCCCGAACACCTATTTGAAGTACTACCTGTTTCCGGACTATGTGGTGGAGCACTCCAATCCGGACTATACCCGCGCAAACGAGGTCATGGCGGGCCGTGAAAAGAACGTGTTCGGGGCGTGCCGCGATATCATTGCAAAGGGCACGGCGAAGGACGGCGGCTTTGAAGCCGACGCGCACGCGACCTACATTGTCGATCTGGCCTGCGCCATCGCAGAAAACACGCAGGAGCGTTTTCTGCTCATCGTGCCGAACGAGGGCGCGGTGGAGAACTTCGACCGCACCGCGATGGTCGAGATCCCCTGCATCGTCGGCTCGAACGGATACGAGCGTATCTGTCAAGGAACGATCCCGCAGTTCCAGAAGGGCCTGATGGAGCAGCAGGTCAGCGTGGAAAAGCTGGCGGTGGAGGCATGGATCGAGGGCAGCTATCAAAAGCTGTGGCAGGCGCTGACGCTTTCGCGCACCGTGCCGTCCGCCCGTGTCGCAAAACTTATTCTGGATGATCTGATCGAAGCTAACAAGGGTTACTGGCCCGCATTAAAATAA
- a CDS encoding LTA synthase family protein, which yields MDKTEQKRAWLGVFTAVLPFWLLDLTLRAMAGSAGYYALYAAAPNLFSLGFGALFAALCLALPRRAGRIAYGVCYALWAVYAVVQYGVWRIFDRFLFLSDFLFAGEGLGFLGYVRQLLDLRFAFFVLLLIVWGAFGVWRLPAGGALPRRRVCDGLALFFALTQFAAPRCYASVPETLDWDAWQSSGYEYRKFASSSYDMALTGPYQFVARDAFLSLAPDADEEAALAEIEAFLAERPARQDNEMTGLLRGKNLIMVQLESIDDFVLNEENTPTMARLMREGVNFTNFYTPQYANGYTFNTEFAAQTGLYPYANGNVAYSLSRSAFPDTLAHLLRQAGYAANSFHKSEAKFYNRGAMHRAFGYEGYHSALDYAANETEAGTDRFLADCDELYEKMIESQPFFDFIITYSGHLGYDERDALTTYALERYPEYLDPARPYEISGLFAKARLTDELFERLLERLTEDGLLENTVFFVYDDHYAYGLTDRAVLETYSAQAGGALLERTPCFFWYPGCTPTTVSKTLQTIDILPTLANLYGLPEPRTPGRDAFDSAYPGWAVFPDGTWMTDKAYVKNGAVEWNHGMTEEEIAQMNAYARRLAHVGDAILDTDYYRGR from the coding sequence ATGGACAAAACCGAACAGAAACGGGCGTGGCTCGGCGTTTTCACGGCGGTTTTGCCGTTTTGGCTGCTCGACCTGACGCTGCGCGCCATGGCGGGCAGCGCGGGCTATTACGCGCTTTATGCCGCAGCGCCGAATCTGTTTTCGCTCGGCTTCGGCGCGCTGTTTGCCGCGCTGTGCCTTGCGCTGCCAAGGCGGGCGGGGCGTATCGCATACGGCGTTTGTTACGCGCTGTGGGCGGTGTATGCGGTCGTGCAGTATGGTGTGTGGCGCATTTTCGACCGGTTTTTATTTTTGAGCGATTTTCTGTTCGCGGGCGAGGGGCTTGGTTTTCTGGGCTACGTGCGCCAGTTGCTCGATCTGCGGTTTGCGTTTTTCGTGCTGCTGCTTATAGTATGGGGCGCGTTTGGCGTTTGGCGGCTGCCGGCGGGCGGCGCGCTGCCGCGCCGCCGCGTATGCGACGGGTTGGCGTTGTTTTTTGCTCTGACACAGTTTGCGGCTCCGCGCTGCTACGCGTCCGTGCCCGAAACGTTGGATTGGGACGCTTGGCAGTCGAGCGGATACGAATACCGAAAGTTTGCTTCGTCCAGCTACGATATGGCGCTGACCGGGCCGTATCAGTTCGTCGCGCGGGACGCGTTTTTATCCCTTGCGCCGGACGCGGACGAGGAAGCGGCGCTGGCGGAGATTGAAGCGTTTTTGGCGGAGCGGCCCGCCCGTCAGGATAACGAGATGACCGGTCTGCTGCGCGGTAAGAATCTGATCATGGTGCAGCTCGAAAGCATCGATGATTTTGTGCTGAACGAAGAAAACACGCCCACAATGGCGCGTTTGATGCGCGAGGGCGTGAATTTTACGAATTTTTATACCCCGCAGTATGCCAACGGTTATACCTTCAACACGGAGTTCGCCGCGCAGACCGGGCTGTATCCCTATGCCAACGGCAACGTGGCCTATTCGCTCAGCCGCAGCGCGTTTCCGGATACGCTGGCGCATCTGCTGCGGCAGGCGGGCTATGCGGCAAATTCGTTTCATAAGAGCGAAGCCAAGTTTTACAACCGGGGCGCGATGCACCGCGCCTTTGGGTATGAGGGCTACCACTCCGCCCTTGATTACGCGGCGAACGAGACCGAGGCGGGCACCGACCGTTTCCTCGCGGACTGCGACGAGCTATACGAGAAAATGATCGAAAGCCAGCCGTTTTTTGATTTTATCATCACCTATAGCGGACATCTTGGCTATGACGAGCGCGACGCGCTGACTACCTACGCGCTGGAACGCTATCCCGAGTATCTGGACCCCGCGCGCCCCTATGAGATAAGCGGTCTATTTGCCAAGGCGCGTCTGACCGACGAGCTGTTCGAGCGCCTGCTTGAACGGCTGACCGAGGACGGTTTGCTTGAAAACACGGTGTTTTTCGTCTATGACGATCATTACGCTTATGGCCTGACCGACCGGGCCGTGCTGGAAACCTACTCCGCGCAGGCGGGCGGCGCGCTTTTAGAGCGCACGCCGTGCTTTTTCTGGTATCCCGGCTGTACGCCCACGACGGTTTCCAAAACGCTGCAAACCATCGATATTTTGCCGACCCTCGCGAACCTGTACGGCCTGCCGGAGCCGCGCACGCCGGGGCGCGACGCCTTTGATTCCGCGTACCCGGGATGGGCCGTCTTTCCGGACGGCACGTGGATGACGGACAAGGCTTATGTAAAAAACGGCGCGGTGGAGTGGAACCATGGCATGACGGAGGAAGAAATCGCGCAAATGAACGCTTATGCCCGCCGCCTTGCCCATGTGGGCGACGCGATATTGGATACGGATTATTACCGGGGCAGGTGA